The nucleotide sequence cgttggtgatgtggacaccaaggaacttgaagctctcaacccgctccactactgCCCAGTCGATGAGAACgggggtgtgctcggccctccttttcctgtagtccacgatcatctcctttgtcttgatcatgttgagggagaggttgctatcctgacaccacactaccagatctctgacctcctccctataggctgtctcatctgttggtgatcaggcctaccactgttgtgtcgtcagcaaacttaatgatggtgttggagtcgtggttGACCatgcagttatgggtgaacaggagGAACTAACGACCCTTGGCGATGCAAGCGAGCAACAGAGGACCACCATCACATTCAGAATACAGAAATCCTACTTCCTGAAGCAAGACACTAAGCAGGTCAGTTTGTGAAAGAGGTGGTGCTTGTTACCCTCATCACAGATCACAGCTGCCCCCATAACCATTACAATGTCAACATTGGTATATCTATCTCCCTTTCCTGTAGAATTGATGTGTACTGTAATTTGAGTGAAATTCACTGTACCTGCTAGGGCTGCTGGACACGGATGGTGCCGATGATGTAGGTTTCTGATTGGATGTCAGAACATCGGAGGGGTTTGTCTCCAGACCTTTCCTAAGAACAGGAGCCTTGCCTTCTTTCAGTATGATCCCAGGCCCATCTCGCCCCAGTGTGAGTGATGGAGCCCAGACCTCCAGGGGAGGGGGACCAGGCCGGGTACTGGAGGGGGGCTGGCGACCCGAGGGCAGGGAGGTGGTCCTGGGCCGTGGTGGAGGGGAATCAGGCTGGGTCACGAACCGCACTGACTTAGTGGGCTGAGGGATACAACACACAAACAATGTTGGCATTATGATACAGTAGTGGAATAGGAATAAAGATGATTGATGCTGGATATAGAAGACAGTGGCTGTCAGCATTTGCTACGTGAAAGAGTTCATGTTAAGAGAAAACTTCACAATAAAGACAATCTGAAATAGAAGCCAAAGTAGATATGAAGTCAGTCAACTATCCCTCCAAGCtacttttacatttactttgtattttatttaacgaggcaagccagttaagaacaattcttatttacaatgacggcctacaccggtcaaacccagacgatgctgcaccaactgtgcgccgcccaatcatggccggttatgatacagcctgtaatcgaaccagggtgtccatagtgacacctcaagtactgagatgcagtgccttagaccgctgcgccactacTTAATAATACCTAGACGGCAGGTGTGTTACCTTCTCTGTGTTGTTCTTGAGGGAGTCTGGTCTCACTAGGATGGAGTTGATGGACTGCTGACCATTCGATGCTGCTTGCCTTGTCTCCAACACCTGCCTATCAAACGTCTCTCTGGCAGCCGTGTCCCTGTCCTTCATAAAACCACCACTAGAGGGCAGGGGTCCCTCAGACATCCAGGCCAGAGATCTGTTGTGATTGGGCAGGATGCTCATGTGTTGTTTCTTCCTGAGCAGAGCAGGGGAGTAGCCAGGGGCCTGGATATGGCTAAAGTTCTGGCTGTGAGAATGGGACTGAGAATGGGGCTGAAGGCCTGAGGTGGCGCTGGTAGTGTGGGGGTAGTGGTTACAGCGCTGGGATGAGCTCTGActgtgggtctgggtctgggattGAAGGGCTGAGCTGGAAGAGATGGTAGTGTGGGGGTACTGGTTTCCCCGCTGAGATGAGCCTGAGGGGACATTAAAAAGACTTTGAAATCACTCAAAATGGATCCTTGTCAAATCAATCTAATTTCCACTGCACTGTTCTGGGTTCCATATTGTGGTTATCAGACATGTACAAACTagaacagagtagtctttacaggTTTACCATCTCTGACTGTTAAATACTGCATAATCTTAGGATAATCACCAACCGTGGAGTCAACCAACCATTGAAAATGGAACTTTGTTGAGTTACGAACTTCCGCCACTCTCACCTCTGTGTGAACTATGGAAGACCCTCCTCACTGTGTCCCATCCCTCCGAGCCCACCCCGTGCCGGGACTTTCTGGTGGCGCCGCCTGATGACGTCACAGGCTGCGTGGCCATGGAGGCGGACTGCAGCGGAACCCGTTGTCCCGTAGAATAGGTCGTTTCATCGGAGTTGACCCTGTGGAGAGCTAGAACCACCGCTGGGGTCTTGGAGGACGAGGAGGTTCTTCTTCCAGGGACTGTACCGGGGCCTGCCGTCACTGCCTTGGACTCCAAGAGCCTGGCAGAGGTTCTGTGGCAGACAGGAAATAGATAGATATTGCTGTCCAAATCAATAAATGAGGTGTCCATGACACACACATCGTCTAACAGAAAGGCTGATCCTCTCAATGATTATATAAAACCACAACATTACAATCCCAATAACAATTGCCACTTGTTTCTTACGGTCCGCCTAATGAAACCGGTAGAAATAGCTCTCCCACTTACCTGAGGACAGGTGTGACGTAGTTGCCGGGCAGGATGTCCACTTACCTGAGGACAGGTGTGACGTAGTTGCCGGGGAGGATTCCCACTTACCTGAGGACAGGTGTGACGTAGTTGCAGGGGAGGATGCCCACTTACCTGAGGACAGGTGTGACGTAGTTGCCGGGGAGGATTCCCACTTACCTGAGGACAGGTGTGACGTAGTTGCAGGGGAGGATGCCCACTTACCTGAGGACAGGTGTGACGTAGTTGCCGGGGAGGATTCCCACTTACCTGAGGACAGGTGTGACGTAGTTGCCGGGGAGGATGCCCACTTACCTGAGGACAGGTGTGACGTAGTTGCCGGGGAGGATGCCCACTTACCTGAGGACAGGTGTGACGTAGTTGCCGGGGAGGATGCCCACTTACCTGAGGACAGGTGTGACGTAGTTGCCGGGAAGGATGCCCACTTACCTGAGGACAGGTGTGACGTAGTTGCCGGGCAGGATGCCCACTTACCTGAGGACAGGTGTGACGTAGTTGCCGGGGAGGATGCCCACTTTGCCCGTCCGTAGAGAGAGGCCTCGGAGCCAGCCCTCCTTAAACTTCCCATacacccccaccatctccccCTTCCTCAGCTCCAGTTCCTCAGAACGACAGGGCTTGTAGGAGTACAGAGCAGCACACCTGAAGAACAGATTACATGTTATCACAATCTCACATAGGTGACAAATTCTCTATCATCacttgtgcttctacacctgcactggttgctgtttgggggttttaggctgggtttctgcacagcactttgagatatcggcTGATGTTACTCAGTGTTACTCACAACGCTGATGGAGTCCCTAGGTGGCGGACTGCTTGGTGTCAGCGGAGGttgttactaccatgttactactacGTTACCCCAATGTTTCTCTGCTGTGTAGAGCACACATTGGTGTCAGCGGAGGttgttactaccatgttactactacGTTACCCCAATGTTTCTCTGCTGTGTAGAGCACACATTGGTGTCAGCGGAGGttgttactaccatgttactactacGTTACCCCAATGTTTCTCTGCTGTGTAGAGCACACATTGGTGTCAGCGGAGGttgttactaccatgttactactacGTTACCCCAATGTTTCTCTGCTGTGTAGAGCACACAGTGGTGTCAGCGGAGGttgttactaccatgttactactacGTTACCCCAATGTTTCTCTGCTGTGTAGAGCACACATTGGTGTCAGCGGAGgctgttactaccatgttactactacGTTACCCCAATGTTTCTCTGCTGTGTAGAGCACACATTGGTGTCAGCGGAGgctgttactaccatgttactactacGTTACCCCAATGTTTCTCTGCTGTGTAGAGCACACATTGGTGTCAGCGGAGGCTGTTACTCATGTTACTACAAAGCTATTACTATGTTACTAACATGTTACTCACACACTGATGGAGagctgctgagtggaggactgTTTGGTGTCCGAGGAGACggaggaggactgggggttgATCAGAGCCATGGTGATGGTGGGAGGAGCTTCACCACTACTCATCTTCCTCACGccctgtagacagagaggaggaggaagaccagGATGTAAATATGTATACTGCCATAGAGTGGTCTTCCTCTCACCCTATATAGAGAGGAAGACCAAGATATCAAACAGTGAAGTCGGAGATGATATCATGTAAACTGACCTGTTAAAGACCGAGTAAGAATAAGATATTCTCATGTTAAATGTGAAAGGACAGTTACGTGGTATCAATGAGAAATAAAGCAGACAAAGAAGGAATGCTAGAAAGAGATaatgtgagagagaaaaaaacaggaAGATATATGGACTTAAACCTGTTTGATTTAAAATAAGGATATGAATTAAGCTAATATGGGAAACCCATTTTGAATTCAATCACTCTGACAGCGTCCttagagcgctgggccagtaaccaaaaggttacggatcgaatcccgagctgacaaggtaaaaatctgttattctgccACTGAGCAAGgtagctaacccactgttccccgggcgccgaagacgtggatgtgaTGAGGGGGTTGGTTTAAATACGGAAGACACATTtgagttgaaggcattcagttgtacaactgcctaggtatccccctttccctttctattGAAACCAAACATCCGTCTGTTTGCCCTTGGatgaagtggtcagaaagtgccTTTTTCAAAAGttcaaaaataaattaaaaaatacaGTCTGCTATGGCTACTTCTTCTTTGCAAGCTTGTCATGCAGGAGACTGTGGCTGATTTGTAGCTACTGTATAGCAGGGTCCCAAAGGACTTCCTGTTTCCTACATAGGACACAACTTTTGATcagaaccgtgtgtgtgtgtgtgtgtgtgtgtgtgtgtgtgtgtgtgtgtgtgtgtgtgtgtgtgtgtgtgtgtgtgtgtgtgtgtgtgacacaggcTGTTTTCACAATAACCAGAGAGAGAGTTGTTACCCCTCAAACACCCGGAGGGTAACACTACCGCTTTCATAATGTTGTCTAGCACCATGTATTAAACTGATCCATGTCTGATTGTTGTACGGTTTCACAATCTCAATTattaaaatgaatgtcctgcCTCCTATCACCTTGATGACGTCCATGTTACCACTGCCTCCTCCTATAGATTCCTGGTCTAAACTGGACTCTGCCATGAAGAAGTTCATTTGTGGGAGAACGAGACCACAGATTAAATATGCGACACTAACAGAGAACAAAAGCATAAGGTGAACTTGCAGTTAGTTCCAAACCTTACATTTTAACACCCATCATTCCAAATGAATTTCCTGAAGCCCTGGTTGAACCCAGATGGCTTCTGTTCCTTGGCGTGTTTTAGGAGAGTCAATAGCTTCTCCAATAAGATTtcaatatttattattatttgaatTGACTCTTAAAAAAAAGTGCATTATTGTTTGGACCCATTATAGCATACTCAGTAAACGTGTGGAAAGCTACAGAGAAGCAGATGAGATCTAGATCTTAATTCATACTCTCCAATATGGCGTAATAAAGAATTCTTAGCGAGTAAGAAACTATTTGTATCAGATCCTTGGTCTAAGAGGGTATTTATACTTTCAAAGACATATTCAATGTGAATAGACTCCTCAGTTTCCAGGAAATCTGCCAGTGTTGTAATGTCCCATGTTCATCATTTAGTCTTCACCTTCAACTCTGTCTGTCCACGCCAGCCTATGGGGTCCCCTGGGGAGCAGAGCTAGCAGTACACCCATTGGTCAAACTTCTAACGGACAGACGCCACTCAAAAGGAGTTGTTTCTGACATCTACGGTCAGTTAATTCTAGCAGCACAAAAACCATGAACTCTATCCACTTTATTGGAAAAAGATTTTACACTTGCTGACAGACAAATAAATTGGGAGACAGTACGGGGGGAAAAAAATGTTGGATCATCTAGAAATCCCAATCACCAATTAatgaatttaaaaataaaataaaaatcactttaaaaaaaaagacaTCACATGGTATTAATCTATCACCATTATGTGATTTCTGGGGCCAGCCTGTCCTATGGAAATGCCCGGGGGGGGGGCAAGATAATGAATGCCATTATATCCAacctgtttgtaagcttttaaattatatccATCTCCACcatttatcttttccagtgatgacgACACGGCCGTCTCATAGTAATGGTCTCTGTAATTGTTATTTCATGATGGGAACAGCAAAAAAATGCTGATGCTGATGCTCTTAGCCAGCAGAGCTCCTTTCTGCCCTCAACTAGtctcttcactatgaatatagattCATTTCCTATGAAATGCAGTAGTGAGGAACTCTGAACGAGGCACAGTGTGCCTAGTCTGCCTACCGCGCTACAGAACGGACCTTTTAACTAGAAATCTCTACTTCAATAGAACTACAGAGAACTGAACAGGTCGGTGAGTCAGTACTGATGCAGGTTTAGTTGTGGAGCTACTCTGAGGTGTGTCTGTGAGTCAGTACTGACAACCTGAAGTGAGTCTCCCAACAGGTCAGACCACAGCCTTCAGGATAATGACCCTTCATTACATAACCAAGCCACTCAAAATAGACGGTGACTCATTTGCAGAGGCGTTGTATCTGTGTGTGCCTCACGCACGTTATGCTATTAACAACATTAAATGTTCTCATTGCGTTGCCTAGGAGTCT is from Oncorhynchus masou masou isolate Uvic2021 chromosome 32, UVic_Omas_1.1, whole genome shotgun sequence and encodes:
- the LOC135526715 gene encoding E3 ubiquitin-protein ligase SH3RF1-like isoform X2; this translates as MEELAVLDLLTCPLCLERLDVSAKVLPCQDTPWKPSLHQQENSRPGDKIGLHCPECHTLVQARSVEELPPNLLVRLLKGLNQGSMEPGRDRNKPSVRYMVTSARGREAQQQHQKQQQQNPQSDQQHRERQNGKNEPFTEAAAKLLEGKTWKGSDSSAESRPGIGSESVSTNPDQATCFGATQSPTKTSNISALNPPTTTQGKQQQANSSTLYQSNQTQPSNINGLYQSTQAQQPANINSGYQPTQGRGQPPSISALNSLNHQVQQSQLSQPSAPPPNHSSSHRSGVTSQRVKRNSVRTGRHLSQQGVRKMSSGEAPPTITMALINPQSSSVSSDTKQSSTQQLSISVCAALYSYKPCRSEELELRKGEMVGVYGKFKEGWLRGLSLRTGKVGILPGNYVTPVLRTSARLLESKAVTAGPGTVPGRRTSSSSKTPAVVLALHRVNSDETTYSTGQRVPLQSASMATQPVTSSGGATRKSRHGVGSEGWDTVRRVFHSSHRGSSQRGNQYPHTTISSSSALQSQTQTHSQSSSQRCNHYPHTTSATSGLQPHSQSHSHSQNFSHIQAPGYSPALLRKKQHMSILPNHNRSLAWMSEGPLPSSGGFMKDRDTAARETFDRQVLETRQAASNGQQSINSILVRPDSLKNNTEKPTKSVRFVTQPDSPPPRPRTTSLPSGRQPPSSTRPGPPPLEVWAPSLTLGRDGPGIILKEGKAPVLRKGLETNPSDVLTSNQKPTSSAPSVSSSPSRHRVAASYQAQTESEMSLMQGEPVLLHRHRPDGRVLLTQESSGHTGLFHSSVLQFLDRFS
- the LOC135526715 gene encoding E3 ubiquitin-protein ligase SH3RF2-like isoform X1, with product MEELAVLDLLTCPLCLERLDVSAKVLPCQDTPWKPSLHQQENSRPGDKIGLHCPECHTLVQARSVEELPPNLLVRLLKGLNQGSMEPGRDRNKPSVRYMVTSARGREAQQQHQKQQQQNPQSDQQHRERQNGKNEPFTEAAAKLLEGKTWKGSDSSAESRPGIGSESVSTNPDQATCFGATQSPTKTSNISALNPPTTTQGKQQQANSSTLYQSNQTQPSNINGLYQSTQAQQPANINSGYQPTQGRGQPPSISALNSLNHQVQQSQLSQPSAPPPNHSSSHRSGVTSQRVKRNSVRTGRHLSQQVSPQGVRKMSSGEAPPTITMALINPQSSSVSSDTKQSSTQQLSISVCAALYSYKPCRSEELELRKGEMVGVYGKFKEGWLRGLSLRTGKVGILPGNYVTPVLRTSARLLESKAVTAGPGTVPGRRTSSSSKTPAVVLALHRVNSDETTYSTGQRVPLQSASMATQPVTSSGGATRKSRHGVGSEGWDTVRRVFHSSHRGSSQRGNQYPHTTISSSSALQSQTQTHSQSSSQRCNHYPHTTSATSGLQPHSQSHSHSQNFSHIQAPGYSPALLRKKQHMSILPNHNRSLAWMSEGPLPSSGGFMKDRDTAARETFDRQVLETRQAASNGQQSINSILVRPDSLKNNTEKPTKSVRFVTQPDSPPPRPRTTSLPSGRQPPSSTRPGPPPLEVWAPSLTLGRDGPGIILKEGKAPVLRKGLETNPSDVLTSNQKPTSSAPSVSSSPSRHRVAASYQAQTESEMSLMQGEPVLLHRHRPDGRVLLTQESSGHTGLFHSSVLQFLDRFS
- the LOC135526715 gene encoding E3 ubiquitin-protein ligase SH3RF3-like isoform X3 — protein: MGCQPFTEAAAKLLEGKTWKGSDSSAESRPGIGSESVSTNPDQATCFGATQSPTKTSNISALNPPTTTQGKQQQANSSTLYQSNQTQPSNINGLYQSTQAQQPANINSGYQPTQGRGQPPSISALNSLNHQVQQSQLSQPSAPPPNHSSSHRSGVTSQRVKRNSVRTGRHLSQQVSPQGVRKMSSGEAPPTITMALINPQSSSVSSDTKQSSTQQLSISVCAALYSYKPCRSEELELRKGEMVGVYGKFKEGWLRGLSLRTGKVGILPGNYVTPVLRTSARLLESKAVTAGPGTVPGRRTSSSSKTPAVVLALHRVNSDETTYSTGQRVPLQSASMATQPVTSSGGATRKSRHGVGSEGWDTVRRVFHSSHRGSSQRGNQYPHTTISSSSALQSQTQTHSQSSSQRCNHYPHTTSATSGLQPHSQSHSHSQNFSHIQAPGYSPALLRKKQHMSILPNHNRSLAWMSEGPLPSSGGFMKDRDTAARETFDRQVLETRQAASNGQQSINSILVRPDSLKNNTEKPTKSVRFVTQPDSPPPRPRTTSLPSGRQPPSSTRPGPPPLEVWAPSLTLGRDGPGIILKEGKAPVLRKGLETNPSDVLTSNQKPTSSAPSVSSSPSRHRVAASYQAQTESEMSLMQGEPVLLHRHRPDGRVLLTQESSGHTGLFHSSVLQFLDRFS